A window of Adhaeribacter arboris genomic DNA:
ATTTACCGTATGACCAGCCGTGTACACCAACATCAGCCAGTTTAGCCCAATTATAACCGGTACCTGAAAAAGCTGCCAACCTAAGGCTGCCCCGTAAGTATAATGCCCGAAAAGTAATGCCGTATGAATACCTAATACTTCGGCCAGAAAACCTGCACTAAAAACTACTAGCGCAAATACCCAAAAGGAGGGAGAAAAAGCCCGATGAAAAAAGAATAAGATAAAATTAGTCAGCAACAGATTAAACGGAACAAGACTTAAAAAATAAGCCTGGTAGCTACTAAAGATTAATCCATAAAATCCTACCGCATAGAAAATGACTAATATAATAATGGCGAGCAATTCTTTTCTTCTAATTGGCAGAAGCGTATTCAAGTTTTCCGTTTTTTTAATTCTTAGCTCAAAAATAATTATTTATTATCCGGCGAAGGTACCAGATTACTGACAATTTTGGCCGAAAGTAAGCACAAAGGAATACCGCCGCCCGGGTGTACGCTGCCTCCGCAAAAATACAAGCCTTTTACTTTACTCGTAAAATTAGGGTGCCGCAGAAAAGCAGCCAGCCGGTTATTAGAGCTGCTCCCGTATAAAGCTCCGGCAAACGAAGAAGTCTCGGTTTCTATTCCTACAGGATCCCAAACCTGTTCGCCGGTAATGTACGCGTTTAAATCGGTGTCGAGAGTTTTGCTTAATTTCCGGATAACTGTTTCACGTGTAACCTTTACTAAATCCAACCAATCCTGACCGCTGTTGTGCGGCACATTCACCATTACAAACCAGTTCTCGCTGGCTTCCGGGGCATCTGCCGGCGAAAACTTAGAAGTAATATTTACATAAACCGTCGGGTCGGGGCTGATGGTTTTCTGCCGGAAAATACGCTCGAATTCTTTTTTATACTCTTTACTGAAAAATATATTATGCAAATGCAGCTCCGGAAACTCCCGGTTAATTCCCCAGTAAAAAATGAGCGCCGAACTGGAGCGGGGTTGTTGCAAAGTTTTTTCGGGAGCGGGTAATTGCGGCAATAATTTACGGTAAGTTGGCACTACATCCATGTTACTGACTACGATATCGGCTGGCACCAAAGCTTGTTTAGCAGTACGTACGCCTATTACCCGGTTATTTTCCGTTAGTATTTCTTCTGCTTTTTCCTGGTAACGGAATTGTACCCCAAGTTCTTCGGCTAGTTTCACCAAGCTTTGGGCAATAGCGTAAATACCGCCTTCCGGATAAAAGGCTCCTAAATTATGTTCCAGGTGCGGGATTAAATTAAGCGTAGCCGGTGCCTGGTACGGGTCGGAACCGTTGTAAGTGGCAAAGCGGTCGAGCAGCTGCACGAAGCGCGGATCTTTAAACTGTTTCACATTCGCCGCGTGCATGGTGGTAGTTAAGCCTAGCTCGGGTAAAGCCGGAATAGTTTTAAGCACCTCGGCGCTCAAGTAAGTTTGTACCTGGTGCAGGGATTTATGCAGGAAAGTAGGGGCCGTTGCTTCGTAAACACGACGGCTTTTTGCCAAATAACTTTTAACTTTCTCCTGCGGAATGCCCAACTTTTGTTCTACTTCGGCGGCAAATTTCTCTGGTTCCCGGTAAGCTGTCAGGCGCGTTCCATCGGCAAAGAAGTATTGGGTAATAATATCTAACCGTTGGTAGCGAAAATAATCCGCGGGGTTACGCCCGGCCAAAGTAAATAGTTCATCTACCAACTGCGGCATCGTGAACAGCGAAGGGCCTTTATCGAAACGGTACCCGTTAAGAGTAAACTGCGTCATTTTACCGCCAAAACCAGCATTGGCTTCCAGTACCGTAACCGCGTAACCTTTTACCGCTAACCGGATGGCGGCGGCTATCCCGCCTATTCCTGCTCCAATAACCACGGCTTTCCTCATTTTTAACTTACTACTAGCTTAGTTCCGCACATTTAACTCGTTGTGGTAAGAAATGTTTTCGTTGATTTTTATTTTACATCCGGATATTCCAAATAAATTAGCCCGCATAAATCCAGCTGTTTATTTTATGACCTTTCCCGAATTTAAAGCTACTCTTGCTAATACAACTCCGCCTGCCGGTTTAAGCCCGGAATTACAAGCTCTCTGGTACGATGGCAAAGGCGACTGGCACCAATCGCACGAAATTGCGCAAGAAAAGAATACGCCCACTTATTGTCTTATTCACGCCTACCTGCACCGCAAAGAAGGCGATCAATGGAACGCTAATTACTGGTACCAACGCGCCGGCCGCAAAATGCCTTTAGTTTCGCTGGAGCAGGAGTGGGAAAGTATCGTGAATGAGTTTTTGCAGAGTTAATAAAACATACATAGTTCTAAAAAACAAACCCGATAGATTCTACAATCTATCGGGCTTAATAATACTTTATTTTAAATAACTCTACGACAACAAACTCTCAATATCGTCTTTAGTCAGGCTCTTAATAATGGTTTCGTCCGTCGAAATTAAATCGGTTACCAGTTGAATTTTCTTGTTTTGCAAGGCCAGTATTTTTTCTTCGACGGTATCTTTCGAGATAAATTTATAAGTAAATACTTTGTTTTGCTGGCCAATACGGTGCGCCCGGTCTACGGCTTGGGCCTCAATGGCCGGGTTCCACCAAGGGTCGAGGATAAACACGTAATCGGCGGCCGTTAAATTTAAACCTACTCCTCCGGCTTTCAGGGAAATTAAGAATACCCGAATATTTTCGTCGGTCTGGAAGCGTTCTACTTGTTTGTGGCGATCTTTGGTGTTGCCATCGAGGTAGGTATACGGAATTTGTTTATCGTTCAAGGCGGTCCGAACAATATCCAAATGCTTTACAAATTGGCTAAAAATCAGTACTTTGTGCCCTTCCGCTACCACACTGCGTGTCATCCGGATAACTTCTTTCATCTTCCCCGAATCACCTTCGTAATTTACGTCGGCCATGCGCGGGTGATTGGCAATTTGACGCAGTTTCATTAAACCTTGCAAGAGCATAAACTGGGTATTCACGCTGCCGCTTTCTTCAATATTTTTTAAAATTTTATTGCGGTAAAACGATTTGGTTTCTTCGTAAGCGTGTTCCTGCTCCTCGGTCATTTTGCAGTAGGTAATTTGCTCAATTTTCTCGGGCAGTTCCTTTGCCACCTGCGATTTGTGGCGCCGCAAAATAAACGGTTTAATGAGCGCATGCAGTTTTTTAGTTTTTTCTTCGTTCTTTTCTTTTTCAATCGGCCGTAAAAACTCGTTCTTGAAAAAAGTCTGGTTTCCTAATAAACCCGGATTAATGAACGACATCTGCGACCATAAATCCATGGTGCTGTTTTCGACGGGTGTACCGGTTAAAATTAACCGGTGTTTCGATTTCAAGCTGCGTACAGCCAATGAAGTATTGGAGCCAGGATTTTTAATAGCCTGCGATTCGTCGAGGATAATAAAATCAAAGTAATAGTTTTGGAGCAACTCGGCATCCAAACGCACAATACCGTACGACGTTAAAATCACATCGTAATGCTTAAACTGGGAAACCGTTTTTTCGCGGTACGTGCCGGTATAATTTAAAACCCGCAAACCCGGGGTAAACTTTTGCGCTTCGTTCATCCAGTTATAAATAAGCGAAGTAGGCATTACCAACAGCGTGGCACTTTGCGCCCCGGCTTCTTTCTGATACTGCAGCATGGCCAAGGTCTGAATGGTTTTACCCAAGCCCATATCGTCGGCTAGACAGCCGCCAAATTTGTAATCTTTAATAAAGTGCAGCCAATTATAACCTGCTTTCTGGTAAGGCCGCAACTCCCCTTTAAAACCCAGCGGCAAAGGCTTATCTTCTATCGTTTCAAACTCCCGCAATCTTTCCAGTTTACGGGTCATGGTTACTACTGCCAGATTACCGTTCTGAAGCTCGTTTACTAAAGTTAAATGGTGCTTGCGCAACTTTAACTCCCCTTCGCCCTCCGAAAAAGCAAACAATTCAATGTACTGAGTAAACCATTCTTCCGGAATAATAGCAATCTGACCATTGGGTAATTGGTACTCGTTATTCTTCGTTAGAATATGGTTCTTTAATTTGATAAACGGCACCTCAAACTCGCCAAACTTTACTACGCCGTAAATATCAAACCAATCGGCATTTTCGCGGATGCCCACGCTAACACTTACCTCACCGATAAAGTAATTTTTGGCCGAAGTATTGGTTTGTTTAATCGTGAAACCCATGCGCTCCAAATCCTGCACGTGGTTGTTTAACCAGGAGAAAGCATTGGCTTTTTCCAGAACAGCTTTCCCGTTTTTTACTTCCAGGGCCCGGTTAGTGAGTTCCCGGATAAATTCTTTTTCGTGGTCAATGTTGCGGATCAAGCGGTGAAAAATATACGAATCCTGGGTTTTTTCTACGTTTACGCTTACTCTTTTAGCTTCCTGATTATTATGGACGGTGTGCGCCCCGTACTTAAAACTTAAATTAAATAAAATTTTATCTGACCGGCTGGCACTACCATTGCTGCCGTTTAGTTTACTTCCCAAACGGGCGGCAGGCGTACCAAATAACTGCGGGGCGGCATCTACATCAGTAATTTCGGTAAAAGTAAGAAAAGGATTAGGGCTATATTTCTCCGATTTAATATCAAAACCTTTGGCATAAACGTCGAACGACTCCACCAGCGGCGCTACAAATTTCTGGTAATACGTTTCTTCTACTTTGCGCGGAATAACAATAAACTTTTTATTTAAAAAGGGCTGCAGTTTCTTGCCGTCCACCTCTTTCTGAAAAGAATATAAAACATCGTCGAGCAAAAGCCAGGCGGGTTCGTTACAAATTAAAGTAGCGTTGCGGTTCTGGAATTCCAGCTTTTCGTTCTGGTATTTAATGGTTGGGAAATAATGGGTATTATCTTCGTTGCGACGGAAATGAAACAAAATGCTGGCTTTTTGGGGCGCTATCGAAATCTGTTTCCAGGTAGGTTCGCCATCTTTTCCCATGATAAAAACCTGCTTACCAGCCAGTAATTCCAGAATCTTTGCCATGCGGTGCTGCACATAACTATCAATGGCTTCCTGGGTTAATTTATCACCTTTCTCCGGATCGTAGGTTTTCAGGAAAAAATCAGCAACCGAAAGTTTCTTCGTCGAAAACTTTTTTAAAATAGCATCCTGCTGAATTTGGTCGGTTAAATGAATCAATTTAAAATCAGTAGCATCGAGCCGGGCCGAAAACTCGGCGGCATTTTTATCGGCTATGTTTTGGTGTTGCAGCGTTAATTGCCCTTTGGAATTAACCTGTACAACGTACGATTCAAATAAATAACCCAGATACTCATGCTCAAACAATGAGTAGACTATCTGAAAAGGTTGCGTGGTAAATACTTTCATACACAGGAACAAAGATGCAATGTGAATATTAGGATTCTTTACTAATAAAACAACATTTAGATTAAATATTTTTTAAAGAATAGCCTAATTGCTTATGGTATTTTTTACAAAAAGGTAAATCGAATTAACATTTTATAATACAATAAATCTCTTACAATGTTTAGGACGACTATTGCTATTTATTTAAGTGGAACTTAAACCAAGATTAGATCAGAAAAGATTAAGCCATCATTTATGAAACGTCTTCTGTTTATCTTAACCTTTACTCTTAAAACCTGGAAATTGAAGATTTATTTAGATAAATAACTAAATACTATAAATTTTTAAGTCTAATCTCAAAAATAATATTAATATTTCAAAGTTATTGCTTATTTTTTTAACTAGTTTATTTCAAAAAATGATTTTTTACTTTAGAATGCTTTTAAATTTAGAGGTATTCGGATAAAATTAAAGGCATATTATTTCGTACCCTGGTGTAAATTGAGGGACAGGCTTGATAGTATCTGGCAAGCCGGTAGTGAGACTTTAAGAAGCGAAATAGATTTCGAACTACAAGGTTCGGATTAAGAAAAAATGAAAAGCAAAATTAGATATTGTTGCGTACTTCGGTAGCAGCAGCAGCCCGAGCCGGCCGGATAGAAACGAGTAAAGTAATTATAAATATAGCAAATCCGGTAAGGAGAAAATCTTGCAGCTGCATTTTAACCGGGTAAGCTTCTACTAAAGCTGTAGCCATGTTCATCGAAATTAAGCCAAAAGTTTCCTGTATCCAGCAAACGAGCAGCCCTAAAGCTAATCCTATAATTGCCCCTACAAATGCCACAATCGCTCCTTCCGCCAAAAATATATTCCGGATTACCTGCGGACTGGCGCCCATAGAAGCCAGAATAGCAATATCTTTTTTCTTATCAATTACCAGCATGGAAAGAGAAAAGAAAATATTCAGGGACGCAATCAGTAAAATAAAGGCAAAGGTGATAAACACGAACATTTTTTCTACTTTCACGGCCCGCAGTAAACTCAAGTGTTGTTCGTCACTGTTTTTAATCTCGAATTTGGGCCCTAACACTTTTCCTAGCCGTTCTTCTACATTTTTTAATTCCCGTTTACTCTCCACCCGTATTTCCAAGGAAGTTCGTTTGTTACCGTAAGCCAGCAAATCGCGGGCAAAATCGAGCGGCACAAAAATATAGTTATCGTCGTACTGGCGTTCAATTACAAATACGCCCCCTACCATAATGGGTTTTTCCCGGAACGTATTTTCCGGGTCCAGAGAAAGGGATGCTTTGGCTTTAGGGTAAAGCAAAAACATAGGTACAATGGCGTTAGTAGCCCGGATCGATAATTGGTACTGTACTCCCCGACCAATTAAAGCATAATTGTTACCTCCCCGCTGTAATTGGTAATTGCCTTCAATGACCGATGAATCTATTTTATTTTGCGCAAAAAAGTTGGGACTCACCCCTTTCATTTTTATCACCATCTGGCGGTCTTCGTAACGCAACAAAGCATTATCTTCTATTACCTCCGTCACGATTAAAACGCCCGGAGTTTTCCGGATTCGGGTTAACAGATCTTCGTTCATTTCAAATCCTTTCCCTTCTACCGAAGTAACTTTAAGATCCGGGTCAAAACTCCCGTAAATACTCCGGATTAAATCTTCCAGGCCGTTAAATACCGAAAGCACAATAATTAGAGCCGCCGTACCCACGGCCACGCCAACCATAGAAATAATAGAAATTATATTGATAATGTTTCTTTTCTTCTTGGAGATAAAGTAGCGTTTAGCAATGAGAAAAGGAACGTTCATAGATTGCAGGAGCTGATAAAGTAGTAATTAAATTAAGAGTTAATAAAAATAAATTAGTAAAGTATACAACTCTTTGGCCTTACGGTTAAATAAATAATTAGGTATAAGTAAAGCGGCACAAGTATATAGATGTTAGACTATCAACTTTTCAACTTTCCAACCTTTTAACTTTCCAACCTACAACTCACAACTTCCACGCTTTTACAATCAGGCCGGTGCCAGAAGCATGTCTGCCGTTGGTATCGAGCCAATTTAAAATTAGGCAAAACGGAAAAGTAACCAGGTAATAAAACGGCAATATCAAGAAAAAAACTTTTGATTTACCCAATAACAAGATAGGGTACTTCATGGAAAGCCGCCACGAAATCTGGCCCGGTTTACCGTACGAATACCGGGCTTGTACCTGATTAAAGCCGGCTATTTTAAGTTTATCGGCTATTTCATGAATATTATATCCGTCGCGCACGTGTTCTTCAATAAAAGAACTTTCCTCATTATCGTGCACATCGGAGCCACCTTGGTCGGAAGGCGTAGAAATAAGTAACATCCCGCCTTTTTTAAGAGAAGCGTAAATATTTTTAAAAACTTCTACATCTTCCAGAATATGCTCCATTACATCCACGGATAAAGCCAGATCGAAAGTTTCCGGTTGCTGAAAAGTGACCAGATCTGCCACCGCGAAACGCACTTTGGACCGGCCAATTTGCCGGAAAAATTGGTTGCTATCTGCTATTTGCTCATCTTTTACGTCTACGGCCAAAATCTGCCAATTAGCACTCATACCCGATAAGTAATAAGTATACTGTCCGTAGCCAGAACCAGCATCCAGAATAGAAATAGCTTTAGATTGTTTGCCTTGCGCCCAGGCCCGAAGTTCTTTGTGTACGTGCCAGGTGCGGAGCAAAAGTAAATCGAGTAAGTGGTAAAAAAAGCGCCTGAGTAAGGGAGTTTTATTAAATGCTTCGCCGAGAACGCGTTTTATCGGGTCGTATTGCATGCCAGATTTGCAAAAAGTAAGAGCGCCAGCTACCGCCTGCGCTTATAAAATATTAACAAGAAATTTTATTTTTCTTCGTCGGTTTCCGAATCGTCTTTGTCGGCTGGTGGTATATCTAAGCCAGAAAATAATTCATCCATCCGGGCCGCATATTCCGCCGTATCATCCAGATAAAAGATTAACTCCGGAATAACCCGTACTTGCTTTTTAATGCGCTGGGCCAGTAAATGCCGGATAGTTTTGGTATTTAACTTTATTTCCTGTAACAATTCTTTCGCATTAGTACCTACCAGCAGACTCAGATATACTTTGGCCACGCCTAAATCAGGCGATACCCGCACTACACTCACCGACACATACGTTCCTTGAAACAAATGCGAACATTCTCGCTGAAATACTTCGGCTAATTCTTTCTGAATTAGTTTAGCGAACTTTTGTTGTCTTTTGCTTTCCATCTGCCTGCAAATATCATATTAATTTCGCACTTTTACCTGCTTACTAGCGCTTACGCGTAATTAAAAATCAGGAACTAAGCTTTACAGAATTAAAAATTAGAAATTAAAAATTATTTTTTTGAAAAGTAATCATATCATGAATAAAGGTACCCCTGGCGTTCTCTACCTAATAATAATAGTAACATGAATCCGTATTAGGTTATTATTTTCAATTTCTAATTCCTAATTTTTAATTTCTAATTTTTAAAACTTGATTCGTTATTTCCGCAGCCTGCTCTTATCGCGGCTTCTTGCTTTGGTTCTGCTGTTTCTGGCTATCCGGGTACCTTTGGTCTTTTGGGGCGTACCGTTAACCTTACCCGAGCTAAAATCCATGGTACTCGGCGAGCGCATGGCCAATGGCTACCTCTTATACCGCGACATTTTTGACAACGAAGCACCTTTGGCCGCCGGTATTTTCTGGTTGATTGATCTACTTACCGGCCGTTCGGTACTAGTTTACCGGATATTACCTATGATTTTGCTTTTTATCCAAGCCCTTCGCCTGAACTCTATCTTTAATCGCCATAATGTTCTTCCGGACCGGACCTTTTTACCGGCTTTGTTGTACCTGGTAGCCGGCAGTGTTTTTTTCGAACTCGATACCCTTACGCCCTTGTTGCTGGGCATGACTTTTATTGTATTCTCGCTTAATTACTTAATTTCTTTTTCGAAAGAAGGAGAAAACAATCGTCAATTATTTAAAGCCGGCTTTATATTAGGGTTGGGAGCTCTATGCTATTTACCTTTAGTGCTGTTTTTAATAGTAGCTATTTTTGCGATAATCTTATTTGCTTCCGGCTCGGTGCGTAGCTCGCTCTTGTTGTTATGCGGGTTTATCTTTCCGTATAGTTTGGTACTAACCTACTATTTGTATACCAACACCCTAACTAATTTCCTCGATTTTCATTTGTTTCCTTCCTGGAATTTCAAGGTAGATTTTTACTCGAGCCTTTAGCCGTTTTAAAAATTTGGGTGGTGCCTCTTTTGTTTTTAATAATTACTGTGATGAGCAGCATCGCCAACGCTCCCGGCTTAAACTACCAGGTTAAAATTCTGCAACTTATGCTTATCTGGTTACCAGTAGCAGTTGTAATTGCGATTATTGGCAAAAAAATTTCTACGGGAGCCTTACTGTTGCTTTTACCAGCTTTAGCGTACTTTGGCACTGCCTTTTTTCTGCATATCCGGAAAGCTTTGGTGCGGGAAGTAGTTTTTCTGGTGTTATTTGGGTGTATTTTGTTATTGCGGTACAGCACCTTTTTGGGCTTAGCGCCGCTACTGCAAATTAATGTTGCTAATTTGCTTATCAGTCCGGACCCTAAATATCAGGCCATTCAAAATAAAAGCTTTCTGGTACTTAACCCTGACTTAAATTATTACATTCATAATAGCCTGACTACTCCGTATCTGGATTGGGGAATTGCGCAGCGCGATTTTACCAAATTGGATACCTACCAAGCCGTTTATGAAATTTACCGAAATATTGCCCCTCATTTTCCGGATTATATTGTGGCCGACCCGAAACTTATGCGCGAGTTACAATACAAAATCCCGAGGGCTTTTGGCAACTATAAACCCGTAGAAAATAACCAACAGCTTTTTCAGAAAATGCCATAAATTAAAAGGTCGTAATTTTTAAAACTTACGGCCTTTTAATTTACAAATAATTTATTTTACAAATAATTTATTCTTCAGTGGTAGGAAGCACGAAGCAGCAATGCTTTTAGGACTAACAAGTAATTTTGGACACCCGCGTTTGGTGACGGCCGCCTTCAAAAGAGGTACTTAAAAATTCCTGCACCATTTCGTACGCAATTGCTTCTGAAACAAACCGTGCTGGAATACAAAGTATATTCGCATTATTGTGGCTACGGGCTAATTGAGCTAATTCGGGTAACCAGCACAAAGCGGCTCGTACCTGCGGGTGCTTGTTAGCGGTAATGGCTACCCCATTGCCGCTACCGCAAATTAAAATACCAAAATCCACTTCTTTATTTTCCACAGCAATGGCCAAGGGATGTACATAATCGGGATAATCCACGGAAGCATCTGAATCCGGGCCAAAATCACGTACGCTATGCCCTTGATCCTGTAATAAAGCTACCAAGTTCTTTTTATATTGATACCCTGCGTGATCGCCCCCGATGGCAATAACTAATGCCATAATAAGTAAAATATAGGTTTTAAATTAAAGTTTGTGAAAATGGATATACCATAGAGAAAACTGTAAATAGTAAAGCAGTAAATCTTAAACTTAGGTAAGATTTACTGCTCTTAATTATCCGTTTAGTTCTTCGTTTAAGCGTTTAATATCATTCTTCCGGACCACCTTGGCAATGGTAATACTTACTTCGTATAATAACAGTAACGGTATTGCAATCAGCATCATACTCATTACATCGGGCGGAGATATAACAGCCGCGACAATTAAAATTACCACAATAGCATGCCGGCGGTATAACTTCATAATCTCGGGCGATAAAATTCCCGCTTTGGCCAGGAAGAACACAATCATGGGCAACTCAAACATGAGGGCACAGGAAAACGTCATGGTAGTGAGGGTAGAAATATAAGAAGCCAGGTCAAACTCGTTCAGAATGCTGGCATCTACCTGGTACGAAGCCAAAAAGTTAATGGAAAGCGGGGCCGCAATATAGTAACCGAACAAAGTACCCAGGAAAAACAGCAAGGACACAAAAAACACCGCTCCCCGCGAGTTTTTTTGTTCGCGCGGGTACAAACCTGGTTTTATAAAGCGCCAGATCTCCCAGAACGTATACGGGAAAGCCAGCACCAGCCCAATAATAGCGGAAACCGTCATGTGCGTAGTAAACTGACTGCTCATTTCCCGGCTCTGCAACGTAAACGAAATTTTATCAATGCATAACTCCGGCCTGCCCAAATAGGCTCCTAACTCACACAACTTGCGATAGGTAAAAAAATCCGCCCGCGACGGCCCTAAAATTAAATCATGAAAAATAAACTCTTTTGATAGGAATGCCGCCGTGGCAAAAACTAAAATAGAGGCTACCGAACGGATTAAATGCCATCTTAACTCTTCCAGATGGTCGATAAACGACATTTCGTGTTCACCACTTACTACAACTTCTTCTTCCACCGTTGCTTCTCCGGGCTAGATATAAATACTGATTTTAAAAATTAAATAAAGGAACGTCTTTCATCCAGGAATTTATTTCCTGCTTCACTGCTCCAATTTTGGCGTCGTTATCGTGATTGGTTAATACTTCGTCGATTAAGGCTACAATGCGCTCCATATCGTTTTCTTTTAAACCACGGGTAGTAACGGCCGCTGAGCCAATACGCATACCTGAAGTAACAAACGGCGATTTATCATCAAAAGGCACCATATTTTTATTTATGGTGATATCTGCTTTAATCAATGTGTTTTCCGCCAGTTTACCCGAAAGGCCTTTGGATCTCAAATCAATTAACATTAAATGATTATCCGTACCACCCGAAATTATTTGATAACCCCGCTCTGTTAACGCTTTTGCCAATGCTTTCGCATTTTTCTGAACCTGAATGATATAGTTTAAATAATCTTCGGATAAGGCTTCGTAAAAAGAAACGGCTTTGGA
This region includes:
- a CDS encoding ABC transporter permease, whose amino-acid sequence is MNVPFLIAKRYFISKKKRNIINIISIISMVGVAVGTAALIIVLSVFNGLEDLIRSIYGSFDPDLKVTSVEGKGFEMNEDLLTRIRKTPGVLIVTEVIEDNALLRYEDRQMVIKMKGVSPNFFAQNKIDSSVIEGNYQLQRGGNNYALIGRGVQYQLSIRATNAIVPMFLLYPKAKASLSLDPENTFREKPIMVGGVFVIERQYDDNYIFVPLDFARDLLAYGNKRTSLEIRVESKRELKNVEERLGKVLGPKFEIKNSDEQHLSLLRAVKVEKMFVFITFAFILLIASLNIFFSLSMLVIDKKKDIAILASMGASPQVIRNIFLAEGAIVAFVGAIIGLALGLLVCWIQETFGLISMNMATALVEAYPVKMQLQDFLLTGFAIFIITLLVSIRPARAAAATEVRNNI
- the crtD gene encoding 1-hydroxycarotenoid 3,4-desaturase CrtD; amino-acid sequence: MRKAVVIGAGIGGIAAAIRLAVKGYAVTVLEANAGFGGKMTQFTLNGYRFDKGPSLFTMPQLVDELFTLAGRNPADYFRYQRLDIITQYFFADGTRLTAYREPEKFAAEVEQKLGIPQEKVKSYLAKSRRVYEATAPTFLHKSLHQVQTYLSAEVLKTIPALPELGLTTTMHAANVKQFKDPRFVQLLDRFATYNGSDPYQAPATLNLIPHLEHNLGAFYPEGGIYAIAQSLVKLAEELGVQFRYQEKAEEILTENNRVIGVRTAKQALVPADIVVSNMDVVPTYRKLLPQLPAPEKTLQQPRSSSALIFYWGINREFPELHLHNIFFSKEYKKEFERIFRQKTISPDPTVYVNITSKFSPADAPEASENWFVMVNVPHNSGQDWLDLVKVTRETVIRKLSKTLDTDLNAYITGEQVWDPVGIETETSSFAGALYGSSSNNRLAAFLRHPNFTSKVKGLYFCGGSVHPGGGIPLCLLSAKIVSNLVPSPDNK
- the tatC gene encoding twin-arginine translocase subunit TatC, whose amino-acid sequence is MSFIDHLEELRWHLIRSVASILVFATAAFLSKEFIFHDLILGPSRADFFTYRKLCELGAYLGRPELCIDKISFTLQSREMSSQFTTHMTVSAIIGLVLAFPYTFWEIWRFIKPGLYPREQKNSRGAVFFVSLLFFLGTLFGYYIAAPLSINFLASYQVDASILNEFDLASYISTLTTMTFSCALMFELPMIVFFLAKAGILSPEIMKLYRRHAIVVILIVAAVISPPDVMSMMLIAIPLLLLYEVSITIAKVVRKNDIKRLNEELNG
- a CDS encoding class I SAM-dependent methyltransferase, with protein sequence MQYDPIKRVLGEAFNKTPLLRRFFYHLLDLLLLRTWHVHKELRAWAQGKQSKAISILDAGSGYGQYTYYLSGMSANWQILAVDVKDEQIADSNQFFRQIGRSKVRFAVADLVTFQQPETFDLALSVDVMEHILEDVEVFKNIYASLKKGGMLLISTPSDQGGSDVHDNEESSFIEEHVRDGYNIHEIADKLKIAGFNQVQARYSYGKPGQISWRLSMKYPILLLGKSKVFFLILPFYYLVTFPFCLILNWLDTNGRHASGTGLIVKAWKL
- the rpiB gene encoding ribose 5-phosphate isomerase B — protein: MALVIAIGGDHAGYQYKKNLVALLQDQGHSVRDFGPDSDASVDYPDYVHPLAIAVENKEVDFGILICGSGNGVAITANKHPQVRAALCWLPELAQLARSHNNANILCIPARFVSEAIAYEMVQEFLSTSFEGGRHQTRVSKITC
- a CDS encoding carotenoid biosynthesis protein: MNTLLPIRRKELLAIIILVIFYAVGFYGLIFSSYQAYFLSLVPFNLLLTNFILFFFHRAFSPSFWVFALVVFSAGFLAEVLGIHTALLFGHYTYGAALGWQLFQVPVIIGLNWLMLVYTAGHTVNYFQRIPWVIKAVLGAVLMVALDYFIEPVAVHLDFWSWQGNKIPVSNFVGWFGVALLLQFYFQKATFSKNNPIAPFVFFLQFMFFGLLSWAIL
- a CDS encoding DEAD/DEAH box helicase gives rise to the protein MKVFTTQPFQIVYSLFEHEYLGYLFESYVVQVNSKGQLTLQHQNIADKNAAEFSARLDATDFKLIHLTDQIQQDAILKKFSTKKLSVADFFLKTYDPEKGDKLTQEAIDSYVQHRMAKILELLAGKQVFIMGKDGEPTWKQISIAPQKASILFHFRRNEDNTHYFPTIKYQNEKLEFQNRNATLICNEPAWLLLDDVLYSFQKEVDGKKLQPFLNKKFIVIPRKVEETYYQKFVAPLVESFDVYAKGFDIKSEKYSPNPFLTFTEITDVDAAPQLFGTPAARLGSKLNGSNGSASRSDKILFNLSFKYGAHTVHNNQEAKRVSVNVEKTQDSYIFHRLIRNIDHEKEFIRELTNRALEVKNGKAVLEKANAFSWLNNHVQDLERMGFTIKQTNTSAKNYFIGEVSVSVGIRENADWFDIYGVVKFGEFEVPFIKLKNHILTKNNEYQLPNGQIAIIPEEWFTQYIELFAFSEGEGELKLRKHHLTLVNELQNGNLAVVTMTRKLERLREFETIEDKPLPLGFKGELRPYQKAGYNWLHFIKDYKFGGCLADDMGLGKTIQTLAMLQYQKEAGAQSATLLVMPTSLIYNWMNEAQKFTPGLRVLNYTGTYREKTVSQFKHYDVILTSYGIVRLDAELLQNYYFDFIILDESQAIKNPGSNTSLAVRSLKSKHRLILTGTPVENSTMDLWSQMSFINPGLLGNQTFFKNEFLRPIEKEKNEEKTKKLHALIKPFILRRHKSQVAKELPEKIEQITYCKMTEEQEHAYEETKSFYRNKILKNIEESGSVNTQFMLLQGLMKLRQIANHPRMADVNYEGDSGKMKEVIRMTRSVVAEGHKVLIFSQFVKHLDIVRTALNDKQIPYTYLDGNTKDRHKQVERFQTDENIRVFLISLKAGGVGLNLTAADYVFILDPWWNPAIEAQAVDRAHRIGQQNKVFTYKFISKDTVEEKILALQNKKIQLVTDLISTDETIIKSLTKDDIESLLS
- the rbfA gene encoding 30S ribosome-binding factor RbfA — its product is MESKRQQKFAKLIQKELAEVFQRECSHLFQGTYVSVSVVRVSPDLGVAKVYLSLLVGTNAKELLQEIKLNTKTIRHLLAQRIKKQVRVIPELIFYLDDTAEYAARMDELFSGLDIPPADKDDSETDEEK